The following proteins are co-located in the Terriglobales bacterium genome:
- the nusG gene encoding transcription termination/antitermination protein NusG: MNEENKTEQAENAAPASAPNGVEEAEAPQVLPERPVNPNMKWYIVHTYSGFERKVKESLESRVKAFQLEEKIGRVLIPTEPVTEVRGGKKYTTERMFYPGYVLVEMDLTGFRSGGDGDQVWHMVKSTPRVTGFLGTASEPTPLSEEEVNQIVYRVETGREKPKLKVRFEKNETVKIIEGPFASFTGVVDEVNEDRETLKVMVTIFGRSTPVELEFGQVEKSS; the protein is encoded by the coding sequence ATGAACGAAGAGAACAAGACCGAGCAGGCGGAGAACGCGGCGCCCGCGTCCGCCCCCAACGGGGTGGAAGAGGCGGAAGCGCCACAGGTCCTACCCGAGCGCCCGGTGAACCCGAACATGAAGTGGTACATCGTGCACACCTATAGCGGGTTCGAGCGCAAGGTGAAGGAATCGCTGGAGTCGCGGGTGAAGGCGTTCCAGCTGGAGGAGAAGATCGGGCGAGTGCTGATTCCCACCGAACCGGTGACCGAGGTGCGCGGGGGAAAGAAGTACACGACCGAGCGCATGTTCTATCCCGGCTACGTGCTGGTGGAGATGGACCTGACCGGGTTTCGCAGCGGGGGGGATGGCGACCAGGTCTGGCACATGGTGAAGTCCACGCCCCGGGTTACCGGTTTTCTGGGCACGGCCAGCGAGCCGACGCCGCTCTCCGAGGAGGAAGTGAACCAGATCGTCTACCGGGTGGAGACCGGGCGGGAAAAGCCCAAGCTCAAGGTACGGTTCGAGAAGAACGAGACCGTCAAGATCATCGAAGGACCGTTCGCCAGCTTCACCGGAGTGGTGGACGAGGTGAACGAGGACCGGGAAACGCTGAAGGTGATGGTGACGATCTTCGGGCGGTCCACGCCGGTGGAGTTGGAATTCGGGCAAGTAGAGAAAAGCAGCTAG